One genomic segment of Ictalurus punctatus breed USDA103 chromosome 4, Coco_2.0, whole genome shotgun sequence includes these proteins:
- the zfhx3a gene encoding zinc finger homeobox protein 3 isoform X2: MECCDSVSDDRPSGPCINQPPGICSPPSSMLLLLQRENTSHLNSASPPNQGDPEWRKEVKGQSKEELRAFGDGHEEEEGIDKQVDDFAVGDFLERRGDIREGHEKGGDEADEVECRIIYQADGSAYILESQSKLPCNVVESSSRPPFVNTCHFSSSQSSNLNSFHVFHPKNWCHLAGDILALLTCQSKDRAPAITGSSEAELALLGKEQPVLVCFLCRLLFSCMHAFRGHISQHHSIMLSIEEQQLLSLEHTCAILQPVGPSNHPLLSFLEPKTSNVPTKLTTTALGHNMVAMLSQEDREHLQISEPGLPLQPSLPGVPLPTSVLSPAKDPSTLGREGPQRSSDDGGGSREGEERLSSEVVSTAEDGASSIGSSGRQGHITEPALSNQSNPKSPNSVTVATSFMNNTKTLTDSELECGTSFNCHGPAPVSSTVQTSSTVTTPKELSNQESAMEIEPNNLSENCSAMVKEPNGKLCNDNTPDVTNSDLPSNHSNSQSPTVTPPLTQNTKSQLEDGQVDVGSRGSLLAVGEQDFVVGQETVQGSSYSFGGQVNMAHSRNSCKTLKCPKCNWHYKYQQTLEAHMKEKHPDSEDGQCPYCASGQNHPRLARGETYTCGYKPFRCQVCQYSTTTKGNLSIHMQSDKHLNNMQNLQSQTRPDAPTVQPSPLSHTHSTQTPSPSPSKVQGRASWRCEVCDYETNVARNLRIHMTSEKHTHNMLLLQQNLAHMQRQHRQNAAELYPYCQPQTRLPDPTSVIQPGGESVQEAPRKPVDEDPPEALFECALCGNFSSDSLVALSQHLAMQRSLPDADWRGTTGDAHLCRLCHYATPLRANFQLHCQTDKHLQRYQLAAHLQEASRRHGNPEEEEEWMLRCVAAGVQVQLRCNACSYEANSMEKLKLHTMNSRHKASLRLYKYLQQFEEAVSDGGSLHCALCDYSTQNSLSLVQHANSLSHQRGEGLLRLQRIQNGLQDEEEELGAIFEIRKNHANVNEMESPAEITSDQADQTKHASKEGEKTEAPIHGDKKPNEPSVSPKRPASGDTDDTVPAKRPRAQEEISTEQVRQCPFCRFCHTDLGRLRSHVMIQHAVQPTLRCPLCQDTLRSVALMRSHLTHLHSVTADCTQKLINAVIASDVLPEKMFLPVPDSNTQQTKADSSCNGIKRPDTEQGEDEEERVTTCRPEMAKALKQPLEDAESTKENTAAFPCWLKGCNKVLTSSSALQTHVNHFHSQRLQMPVSDRHVYKYRCSQCSLAFKTAEKLQQHSQYHAIRAATMCCLCQRSFRTIQALQKHLETSHLELSEIQLQQLCGSLLMTEDLLVSEDQGLDEEQGTFEEEKVKEDEESDLDEKISPPESVLSLAREDAELNPKPSVVPQRKGPNLSTEKFLDPSRPFKCTVCKESFTQKNILLVHYNSVSHLHKVKRSVQDSSAALPESVSSSADHKPFKCSICNVAYSQSSTLEIHMRSVLHQTKARAAKLDSSASSSTSVNPLLRKVVSDNATASSPTVLKPTNAMNNTSSTTSAALDQTQLKHQQSNEHGLVSTISISSHSEESKKKPVVDVMSTTNQHKLLQQQQQLQQQQLAQAQAQIQQELQKKAALLQSHLFNPALLHHFPITTDTLLPLQQQQQLLLPFLIPGGEFQISPELNLKELNLSKTKPVAPENCSEPSQQGSLISSCKQPLNGVAASTSHQSVSLTPEDNVPVPQQASGQLLTSDSQIHKGIDGNSNKETKELHKPTSNNNIVDFKAQDEVEDEVEDEDSGEFFTDLIPPRVAHDAPGNVSKALLENIGFELVMQFNENKQQYQRSPTEVVPNGQTTLNTKEVHNSDSVGKLECESCGKRFSNALILKSHKEHVHQSVLPIQSVEKFAKDYREQYDKLFPFTPSTPDVSPSLPSPASPALPPTDPTQQKPVSCIPASTTTVTPPTVSNPQVPLAPIPLPIDLPLFPPLLMHSIPLPALPPQLPVHLPPVEAGLTSDLAQLYQQQLTPAMLQQQGKRPRTRITDDQLRVLRQYFDINNSPNEDQIEEMANKSGLPNKVIKHWFRNTLFKERQRNKDSPYNFNNPPITTLEDVKVDSRPASPELPRPEFSGGRRSSRTRFNDYQLRVLQDFFDANAYPKDDEFEQLSNLLNLPTRVIVVWFQNARQKARKSYENQGDGGKESECREFSNDRYIRTANSSYECKKCNMVFQRIFDLISHQKKVCFTDDSDDVSCHQNELFLDPKPYSPHDTSSFNPPPSSSSLPNCTELSTDGKPNDKEQSDPDTLSVSQTEDPKPVTQASCGPEHCLENSKLEAAYKQTKRPNDENIQSCSKMSSQSPLHQHQQTNPSMTQTSPVPSQSSQMSSASPSTKQQHLNQAQQMSPYHCIHCKLSFPSFDHWQEHQQMHFLVAQNHFVPPQFLDRTMDIPLMLFDSTNPLVARQVLSGAFPQISLNSPTTATIPDSTVNSLKRRLEPKSGSSALENDWEHSGDDSQRDKRMRTTITPEQLEILYQKYLLDSNPTRQMLDHISQEVGLKKRVVQVWFQNTRARERKGQFRGLGPAQAHRRCPFCRALFKAQTALDAHIRSRHWHEAKNAGFSMAIASMTQDQEGSQMKMDLFNFSNSSQMPNTSDGLNGPDSPTCKSMDLSSHHRDPSPKPLVSGGVKDLEGSSTSVQQSFECGNLDNHKGTSMNIVPNGTITDEENYSEGKQNSIDNLSCSSEREASSENEDKISSGLVSPAMSFNAKDYENDLVLDYSETSSLADPASPSPGGSNSQSIDSDRPGQRRYRTQLSNLQVKVLKACFSDYKTPTMLECEALGNDIGLPKRVVQVWFQNARAKEKKAKLSLAKQFGTESTRNERPKTECTLCCVKYSGCLSVRDHVFSQQHLAKVKEALGGQIDRDREVEDFASVPHQMTEPEMSNLKKANEIMAVVQTQSTESSATSSHTTPQYSNLLTTGLPGTGSKSLSSSSTKPDPIDPASNGPSSKPNTLSSSSMSAANDKTPVSTNNSVSPPKPIESELQLQLSKESNSENGTNPLEKLERASADSATHSNYSISKEKQESLTPAASTPKPVKDYNVDLGQLQTLQAAGNTDQTPLLSNPLLPCLMPGFPPMFSPQIPAALTGSFLQPMFGMDSMFQYSPVLPQALMGLSPGSILQQYQHNLQGALMHHRLQLQKKQLLQQSQKPKASQISATTYSQDMAYNKDLVLNLSKPEEKQASSDGEGSSSFSSGTTKQLDDGFLITQCIVSKGASREGGKDVCLYDCLACEISLNGNEELIQHLEYRQHRQRAVEHLNAKEHASRLLPHVSPSSTSQPNPPSNPKSPSKSLPKQSASDSPSAISCLSRPTDQLSQTPSTSTALSGAAQSSCTPASPSVQVSLHSTVTSSLNGNVISLKPTDSVSGSSTNDGAAEEKSST, translated from the exons ATGGAGTGCTGTGACTCTGTCTCAGATGACAGACCCTCTGGCCCTTGTATAAACCAGCCTCCAGGGATCTGCAGCCCCCCATCTTCCATGCTACTCCTCCTACAGAGAGAAAACACCTCTCATCTGAACTCAGCCAGCCCACCTAACCAGGGTGACCCAGAGTGGAGGAAAGAAGTGAAAGGGCAAAGCAAGGAAGAACTGAGGGCTTTTGGAGATGGACATGAAGAGGAAGAGGGGATTGATAAACAGGTTGATGATTTTGCTGTGGGTGACTTTTTAGAGCGAAGAGGTGACATAAGAGAAGGGCATGAAAAGGGGGGTGATGAAGCTGATGAGGTAGAATGTCGGATCATCTACCAGGCTGATGGTTCTGCTTACATCCTGGAGAGCCAAAGTAAGCTGCCATGCAACGTGGTTGAATCCTCATCTCGTCCACCTTTTGTTAACACATGCCATTTCTCTTCTTCCCAAAGCTCTAACTTGAACAGCTTCCATGTCTTCCACCCTAAGAACTGGTGCCATCTGGCTGGTGATATTCTTGCTTTGCTGACCTGCCAATCCAAAGATAGAGCTCCTGCCATAACGGGTTCTTCTGAAGCTGAGCTGGCACTGCTTGGCAAAGAACAACCCGTCCTGGTGTGCTTTTTGTGTCGCCTGTTGTTCAGTTGCATGCATGCTTTTAGAGGTCATATTTCCCAGCACCACAGTATCATGCTTAGCATAGAGGAACAGCAATTGCTCTCGCTCGAGCACACCTGCGCCATCTTGCAGCCTGTAGGCCCCAGTAACCACCCACTCCTAAGCTTCCTAGAACCAAAAACTAGCAATGTGCCAACCAAACTAACAACCACAGCTTTAGGGCACAACATGGTGGCCATGCTAAGTCAGGAGGACAGGGAGCACCTCCAGATCTCTGAGCCAGGACTCCCTCTTCAGCCCTCTCTACCCGGAGTCCCCCTTCCTACCTCAGTGTTGAGCCCTGCCAAAGACCCTTCAACCCTGGGCAGAGAGGGCCCACAGAGGAGCAGCGATGATGGTGGAGGTAGcagagaaggagaggagaggttGAGTTCAGAGGTAGTTTCCACTGCGGAGGATGGTGCGAGCAGTATTGGCAGCAGTGGTAGACAAGGGCACATTACTGAACCGGCTCTTTCAAACCAAAGCAATCCCAAATCTCCCAACTCTGTCACAGTAGCAACCAGCTTTATGAACAACACCAAAACTCTCACAGACTCTGAGTTAGAGTGTGGAACAAGCTTTAACTGCCACGGCCCTGCTCCGGTATCCTCTACTGTGCAAACCTCGTCCACGGTCACTACTCCAAAGGAATTGTCCAACCAAGAGAGTGCGATGGAAATAGAACCAAATAACCTGTCAGAGAATTGCAGTGCCATGGTAAAAGAACCAAATGGCAAGCTGTGCAATGACAACACGCCAGATGTCACCAACTCTGACCTACCTAGTAACCATAGCAATTCTCAGTCGCCCACTGTCACCCCTCCTCTGACCCAGAATACCAAATCTCAGCTTGAGGATGGACAGGTGGATGTTGGGTCTAGGGGAAGTTTGTTAGCTGTGGGCGAGCAAGATTTTGTTGTTGGGCAGGAAACTGTCCAGGGATCTTCTTACTCTTTTGGGGGCCAAGTAAACATGGCACACTCGCGCAACTCCTGCAAGACTCTGAAGTGCCCCAAATGCAACTGGCACTACAAGTACCAGCAGACCCTCGAGGCTCATATGAAAGAGAAACACCCCGACTCTGAGGATGGACAGTGTCCATATTGTGCCAGTGGGCAGAACCACCCACGCCTGGCTAGAGGTGAGACTTACACCTGTGGATACAAGCCTTTTCGTTGCCAGGTGTGCCAGTATTCCACTACCACCAAAGGCAACTTGAGCATCCACATGCAGTCAGATAAACACCTCAACAATATGCAGAATTTGCAGTCGCAGACACGTCCAGACGCTCCAACAGTCCAGCCTAGCcccctgtctcacacacactccactcagACCCCCTCCCCATCTCCTTCTAAAGTACAGGGACGCGCATCATGGCGGTGTGAAGTATGTGACTACGAAACCAATGTAGCGCGGAACCTTCGCATACACATGACCAGCGAGAAGCATACACACAACATGCTTCTTTTGCAGCAGAATCTGGCCCATATGCAGCGCCAGCACCGGCAAAATGCTGCCGAGCTCTATCCCTACTGCCAGCCCCAGACCAGGCTTCCTGACCCCACTAGTGTGATCCAGCCAGGTGGAGAATCCGTGCAGGAGGCTCCCCGGAAGCCAGTAGATGAAGACCCTCCAGAGGCACTTTTTGAATGTGCATTGTGTGGTAATTTTTCCTCAGACAGCTTGGTTGCTCTTAGTCAACACCTGGCCATGCAACGCTCACTTCCTGATGCTGATTGGAGAGGCACAACCGGTGACGCCCACCTTTGTCGGCTATGCCATTATGCCACACCTCTGAGGGCCAACTTCCAGTTGCATTGCCAAACAGACAAGCATCTGCAGCGCTACCAGCTAGCAGCACACCTTCAAGAAGCCAGCAGACGCCATGGAAAcccagaggaagaggaggagtggATGCTCAGGTGTGTTGCTGCTGGTGTCCAGGTGCAACTAAGGTGCAACGCATGCAGTTACGAGGCCAATAGCATGGAGAAGCTGAAACTACACACAATGAACTCGAGACACAAGGCCAGCTTGAGACTATACAAG TACCTGCAGCAGTTTGAGGAAGCCGTGTCTGACGGCGGCTCTCTGCACTGTGCGCTGTGCGATTACTCCACCCAAAACAGCCTCAGTCTGGTGCAGCATGCCAATTCGTTGAGCCACCAGAGAGGGGAGGGACTCCTGCGACTGCAGCGAATCCAGAACGGCCTccaggatgaagaggaggagctTGGTGCCATCTTTGAGATCAGAAAGAATCACG caaacgTGAATGAGATGGAGTCACCCGCTGAGATTACCTCTGACCAGGCGGACCAGACCAAGCACGCAAGCAAAGAGGGGGAGAAAACGG AAGCACCCATACATGGAGATAAGAAACCGAATGAGCCGTCTGTCAGTCCCAAGCGCCCTGCGTCTGGAGACACGGATGACACCGTACCTGCAAAACGCCCCCGGGCACAGGAAGAGATCTCCACAGAGCAG gtccgTCAGTGCCCATTCTGCCGATTTTGTCACACCGATCTCGGCCGTCTGAGGAGTCATGTAATGATCCAGCATGCTGTGCAGCCCACTCTCCGCTGCCCGCTGTGCCAGGACACGCTGCGCAGTGTTGCTCTGATGCGCTCTCACCTCACACACCTGCACAGTGTCACCGCAGACTGCACGCAGAAACTCATTAACGCG GTGATTGCTTCAGATGTGCTGCCTGAGAAGATGTTTCTACCAGTGCCAGACTCTAATACCCAGCAGACAAAGGCAGATTCCAGCTGCAATGGAATAAAAAGACCTGATACTG aaCAAGGTGAAGACGAAGAAGAGAGAGTGACCACATGTCGACCAGAGATGGCAAAAGCACTAAAGCAGCCCTTAGAAGATGCCGAATCcacaaaggaaaacactgcTGCTTTCCCTTGCTGGCTGAAAGGCTGTAACAAAGTCCTGACATCATCTAGTGCCCTCCAAACGCACGTCAACCACTTCCACAGCCAGAGACTTCAAATGCCAGTTTCTGATCGCCATGTCTACAAATACCGGTGCAGTCAGTGTAGCCTTGCCTTTAAAACTGCTGAAAAGTTGCAACAGCATTCTCAATACCATGCCATCAGGGCTGCCACTATGTGCTGCCTTTGCCAGCGCAGCTTTCGAACAATACAGGCCCTGCAGAAGCACTTAGAGACTAGTCATCTTGAGCTAAGTGAGATCCAGCTGCAGCAACTCTGTGGCAGTCTGTTGATGACCGAAGACCTCTTAGTCTCTGAAGACCAAGGACTTGATGAAGAGCAGGGAACCTTTGAGGAGGAAAAGGtgaaagaagatgaagaaagtGACCTGGATGAGAAAATAAGCCCACCTGAGAGTGTATTGAGTTTAGCTCGAGAAGACGCTGAACTCAATCCAAAGCCTTCAGTTGTGCCTCAGAGAAAAGGGCCAAACCTCTCTACAGAGAAATTCCTGGATCCATCAAGACCTTTCAAATGCACCGTGTGCAAGGAATCTTTCACACAAAAGAACATTCTCTTGGTGCACTATAACTCCGTGTCACACCTGCACAAAGTGAAGCGTTCGGTGCAGGATTCTTCGGCTGCCTTGCCAGAGTCTGTCAGCAGCAGTGCTGACCACAAACCCTTCAAATGTAGCATTTGTAATGTAGCGTACAGCCAGAGCTCCACCTTAGAGATTCACATGCGATCTGTACTACACCAAACCAAAGCCCGTGCAGCCAAACTTGATTCCTCTGCATCTAGCTCGACTTCTGTTAACCCTTTGCTTCGTAAAGTAGTTTCAGATAATGCAACAGCCAGCTCCCCTACAGTTTTGAAGCCTACAAATGCTATGAACAACACAAGTTCTACTACTTCAGCAGCTCTTGACCAGACTCAGTTAAAGCACCAACAAAGCAATGAACATGGTCTTGTATCAACTATCAGCATTTCGTCACATTCTGAGGAGAGTAAAAAGAAACCAGTGGTAGATGTCATGTCAACAACAAATCAACATAAATTActacaacaacagcagcaattaCAGCAGCAACAGTTAGCACAGGCTCAAGCACAGATCCAGCAGGAGCTACAAAAGAAAGCAGCTCTTCTTCAGTCCCATTTGTTCAATCCAGCACTTCTTCACCACTTCCCCATCACAACAGATACTCTCCTTCCactgcagcagcaacagcagctgCTGCTTCCATTTCTCATCCCAGGAGGGGAGTTTCAGATTAGCCCTGAGCTAAACCTAAAAGAGTTGAACCTCAGCAAAACAAAGCCTGTAGCACCTGAAAATTGTTCTGAGCCATCCCAGCAGGGTAGCCTTATCTCTTCATGTAAACAGCCTCTGAACGGAGTTGCAGCTAGCACTTCCCACCAGTCTGTGAGTCTGACTCCTGAGGACAATGTTCCTGTTCCTCAACAAGCTAGTGGACAGCTACTGACCTCTGATTCTCAAATTCACAAAGGCATAGATGGAAACAGTAATAAAGAAACAAAGGAGTTGCATAAACCCACCTCAAACAATAATATTGTTGACTTTAAAGCACAAGATGAGGTTGAGGATGAGGTTGAGGATGAGGACAGTGGAGAATTTTTCACAGATTTAATTCCACCAAGGGTAGCTCATGATGCACCTGGAAATGTTTCAAAAGCTTTGCTGGAGAACATAGGGTTTGAGTTAGTCATGCAATTTAATGAAAATAAGCAGCAGTATCAGAGATCTCCGACCGAGGTTGTGCCAAATGGACAGACAACGCTCAACACCAAAGAGGTGCATAATTCAGACTCTGTTGGGAAGCTTGAGTGTGAATCCTGTGGGAAGCGCTTTTCAAATGCATTGATTCTAAAGAGCCATAAAGAGCATGTTCACCAATCTGTTTTGCCAATACAGTCAGTAGAGAAATTTGCCAAAGACTACAGAGAACAATATGACAAGCTTTTTCCTTTTACTCCTTCAACTCCTGATGTTTCTCCATCTTTGCCTTCCCCTGCTTCACCTGCACTCCCTCCAACAGATCCAACTCAACAGAAACCTGTGTCATGCATTCCTGCCTCCACAACTACAGTTACTCCCCCTACTGTCTCGAATCCCCAAGTCCCATTAGCGCCAATCCCCTTACCCATTGACTTGCCACTTTTCCCTCCACTCCTCATGCACTCCATTCCCCTTCCAGCTCTGCCCCCTCAACTACCTGTACATCTTCCACCAGTCGAGGCTGGTCTCACATCTGACTTGGCCCAGCTTTATCAGCAGCAGTTAACTCCTGCTATGTTGCAACAGCAGGGTAAAAGACCTCGAACCAGGATCACCGATGATCAATTAAGAGTTCTGCGGCAGTACTTTGACATCAATAACTCCCCAAATGAAGACCAAATCGAAGAGATGGCCAACAAATCTGGCTTGCCAAATAAAGTTATAAAGCACTGGTTCAGAAACACGCTGTTCAAGGAGCGCCAACGCAATAAGGACTCCCCATATAACTTCAATAACCCACCCATAACAACATTAGAAGATGTCAAAGTGGATTCCAGGCCAGCCTCTCCTGAACTTCCAAGACCAGAGTTTTCAGGAGGAAGGAGGTCCTCAAGGACCAGGTTTAATGACTACCAGCTAAGGGTCCTTCAAGATTTTTTTGATGCAAATGCTTACCCTAAAGATGATGAATTTGAGCAACTCTCAAACCTACTCAATCTTCCTACTCGTGTCATTGTGGTGTGGTTTCAAAATGCCCGTCAGAAAGCCAGGAAAAGCTATGAGAACCAAGGAGATGGAGGAAAAGAGAGCGAGTGCAGAGAGTTTTCTAATGACCGGTATATTCGTACTGCCAACAGCAGCTATGAGTGCAAGAAATGCAACATGGTGTTTCAACGCATTTTCGATCTAATCAGTCATCAGAAAAAAGTGTGCTTTACAGATGACAGTGATGACGTATCCTGTCATCAAAACGAGCTTTTTTTGGATCCTAAACCTTACAGTCCGCATGACACCTCAAGTTTCAATCCACCACCCTCCAGTTCTAGCCTCCCAAACTGTACTGAGCTAAGCACAGATGGAAAGCCTAATGACAAAGAGCAGTCAGACCCTGACACACTCTCTGTTTCCCAGACCGAGGATCCTAAACCGGTGACACAAGCTTCTTGTGGCCCTGAACATTGTCTTGAAAATTCAAAGCTCGAAGCAGCATATAAACAGACAAAGCGTCCTAATGACGAGAATATACAGTCATGCTCTAAAATGAGTTCCCAATCCCCTCTGCATCAACACCAACAAACTAACCCATCTATGACCCAGACAAGCCCGGTTCCATCTCAGAGTTCTCAAATGAGTTCAGCAAGTCCTTCTACTAAGCAACAACACCTAAATCAAGCACAGCAGATGTCGCCTTACCATTGCATTCATTGCAAATTGAGCTTCCCATCTTTTGATCACTGGCAAGAACATCAGCAGATGCACTTCCTTGTTGCTCAAAATCATTTTGTTCCTCCACAGTTCCTGGACCGCACGATGGATATCCCCCTTATGCTTTTTGACTCAACCAATCCTCTGGTGGCAAGGCAGGTACTTTCTGGAGCTTTTCCACAGATCTCGCTCAATTCACCTACAACTGCAACCATTCCAGACTCAACTGTAAACTCCTTGAAGAGGAGGCTTGAGCCCAAATCAGGATCTAGTGCTCTGGAAAATGACTGGGAGCACAGCGGGGATGATTCCCAGCGGGACAAGCGAATGAGGACCACCATTACCCCAGAGCAACTGGAGATATTATACCAGAAATACCTCTTGGATTCCAATCCAACACGGCAAATGCTTGACCACATTTCCCAGGAAGTGGGTCTCAAGAAAAGAGTTGTTCAAGTGTGGTTCCAGAACACTCGAGCTCGTGAAAGAAAAGGCCAATTTCGTGGTCTGGGTCCAGCTCAAGCCCATCGACGCTGCCCGTTCTGTCGCGCACTGTTTAAGGCACAAACTGCCCTTGATGCCCATATACGTTCACGGCACTGGCATGAGGCAAAGAATGCAGGATTCAGCATGGCAATAGCTAGTATGACCCAAGACCAGGAAGGCTCTCAAATGAAAATGGATTTGTTCAATTTTTCTAACTCTTCACAGATGCCAAACACAAGTGATGGGCTGAATGGTCCAGACTCTCCAACTTGTAAAAGCATGGATCTGTCCTCACACCATCGGGATCCTAGTCCAAAGCCCCTAGTAAGCGGAGGAGTGAAGGACTTGGAAGGGTCATCCACCTCAGTCCAACAGTCTTTTGAATGTGGCAACTTAGATAACCATAAAGGTACTTCAATGAACATAGTCCCTAATGGAACCATTACTGATGAAGAAAATTACTCTGAGGGAAAACAGAATAGCATTGATAACTTGTCCTGTAGTTCTGAGAGAGAGGCTTCTTCAGAAAATGAAGACAAGATATCCTCAGGGCTGGTTAGCCCTGCAATGAGTTTCAATGCAAAGGATTATGAAAATGATTTGGTCTTGGATTATAGTGAGACCTCAAGCTTAGCCGACCCTGCCTCCCCCTCTCCTGGAGGTTCCAACAGTCAAAGCATAGACAGTGATAGACCTGGTCAAAGACGCTATCGCACTCAACTAAGCAACTTGCAAGTCAAAGTGCTCAAAGCTTGCTTCAGTGACTACAAAACCCCTACCATGTTGGAGTGTGAAGCCTTGGGAAATGACATCGGGCTTCCCAAGAGGGTAGTACAGGTGTGGTTTCAGAATGCACGTGCGAAGGAGAAAAAAGCCAAGCTCAGCCTTGCCAAGCAATTTGGCACAGAGAGTACACGCAACGAAAGGCCCAAAACAGAATGTACTCTGTGCTGTGTTAAGTACAGTGGCTGTCTCTCTGTGCGGGACCACGTCTTCTCCCAGCAGCATCTTGCAAAAGTAAAAGAAGCCCTAGGTGGACAaatagacagagacagggaaGTTGAAGATTTTGCAAGTGTTCCTCATCAGATGACTGAACCAGAGATGAGTAATCTAAAAAAGGCAAACGAGATCATGGCAGTTGTCCAAACACAGTCCACAGAGAGTTCAGCAACCTCCAGTCATACTACCCCTCAGTATTCAAACCTACTGACTACTGGTTTACCAGGGACTGGCAGCAAGTCATTATCAAGCTCTTCAACAAAACCAG ATCCCATTGATCCCGCCTCAAACGGGCCGAGCAGCAAGCCTAACACGTTGTCTTCTTCATCCATGTCAGCGGCCAATGACAAAACCCCAGTCAGCACAAACAATTCTGTCTCACCCCCAAAGCCTATAGAGTCAGAATTGCAGCTCCAATTGTCCAAAGAGAGCAACTCTGAAAATGGCACGAATCCCTTGGAAAAGCTTGAAAGGGCTTCCGCTGACAGTGCTACTCATTCAAACTATTCTATCAGTAAGGAAAAACAAGAATCTTTAACACCAGCTGCATCTACACCAAAACCTGTCAAGGACTACAACGTTGATCTGGGTCAGCTCCAGACTCTGCAAGCAGCAGGGAACACAGATCAGACTCCCTTGCTCTCGAATCCCCTCCTGCCCTGTCTTATGCCAGGATTCCCTCCAATGTTCTCTCCACAGATTCCCGCAGCTCTCACTGGAAGCTTTCTGCAGCCCATGTTTGGTATGGACAGCATGTTTCAATATAGCCCAGTCCTGCCACAGGCTTTAATGGGTTTGTCCCCGGGCTCCATTCTCCAACAATATCAGCACAATTTGCAGGGTGCACTAATGCACCATAGGCTACagctccaaaaaaaacaactattgcAGCAGTCCCAAAAACCAAAAGCTAGCCAAATCTCTGCTACAACATACTCTCAGGACATGGCATATAACAAAGACCTTGTCTTGAACTTATCCAAACCAGAAGAGAAGCAAGCCAGCTCAGATGGAGAAGGTTCCTCTTCCTTCTCCTCTGGCACCACTAAGCAACTGGATGATGGCTTTCTAATCACCCAATGTATTGTCTCCAAAGGGGCATCTAGAGAAGGAGGTAAGGATGTTTGTCTATACGACTGCCTTGCCTGTGAGATCTCTCTCAATGGGAATGAAGAGCTCATTCAGCACCTGGAGTACCGTCAGCACAGACAGAGAGCAGTGGAGCACCTGAATGCCAAAGAGCATGCCTCTCGCCTCTTACCTCATGTTAGTCCCTCATCTACCTCGCAGCCAAACCCTCCCAGCAACCCAAAATCCCCTTCAAAATCTCTGCCCAAGCAGTCTGCTTCAGATAGTCCTTCTGCCATCTCCTGCCTATCCAGACCAACAGATCAGCTTTCCCAAACTCCATCAACTTCTACAGCTTTATCTGGGGCAGCACAATCCAGTTGTACCCCAGCTTCTCCTTCAGTACAAGTTTCCTTACACTCAACTGTTACCTCAAGCCTGAATGGCAATGTAATTAGTTTAAAACCAACAGACTCTGTTAGTGGGAGTTCCACCaatgatggagcagcagaggAGAAGTCATCCACATAG